The following proteins are encoded in a genomic region of Mycobacterium kiyosense:
- a CDS encoding DNA-binding protein: MQKALAPEISTWPDEDPQLIGSRCGGCGATTFPVQERCPRCSLGEMSDVLLPRRGTVVAWTTQGFPPGAPYAGPTGKDFVPFGVGLVQLDDVIRVEGRLTENDPAKLQFGQEVELTMVPLTTDEDGNEVVTFAFRPVGQGA, encoded by the coding sequence ATGCAGAAGGCACTCGCCCCGGAGATCTCGACCTGGCCCGACGAGGACCCGCAGCTGATCGGCAGTCGCTGTGGCGGCTGCGGCGCCACCACCTTCCCCGTGCAGGAGCGCTGTCCGCGCTGCAGCCTGGGTGAGATGAGCGACGTGTTGCTGCCGCGCCGCGGCACCGTCGTCGCATGGACCACGCAGGGTTTCCCGCCCGGCGCCCCGTATGCTGGGCCTACCGGCAAGGACTTCGTGCCGTTCGGTGTGGGCCTGGTGCAACTCGACGACGTGATTCGGGTCGAGGGCCGGCTCACCGAGAACGACCCCGCCAAGCTGCAGTTCGGCCAGGAGGTCGAGCTGACCATGGTGCCGCTCACCACCGACGAGGACGGCAACGAGGTCGTGACGTTCGCGTTCCGGCCGGTGGGACAGGGTGCCTGA
- the fadB gene encoding fatty oxidation protein FadB yields MAENTIQWDKDADGIVTLTLDDPTGSANVMNEHYQESMHKAVERLVAEKDTITGVVIASAKKTFFAGGDLKGMIKLGPEDAGEAFALVESVKRDLRALETLGKPVVAAINGAALGGGLEIALACHHRIAADVKGLVVGLPEVTLGLLPGGGGVARTVRMFGIQNAFMNVLSQGTRFNPTKAKEIGLVDELVGSVDELIPAAKAWIKANPEAHTQPWDVKGYKIPGGTPSSPALAAILPSFPSLLRSQLKGANMPAPRAILAAAVEGAQVDFDTACRIESRYFTSLVTGQVAKNMIQAFFFDLQTINGGGSRPDGIQPVKINKIGVLGAGMMGAGIAYVSAKAGYDVVLKDVSLEAAQKGKGYSEKLEAKALQRGKTTEEKSSALLGRIHPTADPADLKGVDFVIEAVFENQDLKHKVFQEIEDIVEPNAVLGSNTSTLPITGLATGVKRQEDFIGIHFFSPVDKMPLVEIIKGEKTSDEALARVFDYTLAIGKTPIVVNDSRGFFTSRVIGTFVNEALAMLGEGVEPASIEQAGSQAGYPAPPLQLSDELNLELMHKIAVATRKGVEDAGGKYEPHPAEAVVEKMIELGRSGRLKGAGFYEYPEGKRSGLWPGLRETFKSGSSQPPLQDMIDRMLFAEALETQKCLDENVLTSTADANIGSIMGIGFPPWTGGSAQYIVGYEGPLGRGKEAFVARARQLAEKYGDRFLPPDSLT; encoded by the coding sequence ATGGCTGAGAACACGATTCAGTGGGACAAGGATGCCGATGGCATCGTCACCCTGACGCTGGACGACCCGACCGGGTCGGCCAACGTGATGAACGAGCACTACCAGGAGTCCATGCACAAGGCGGTCGAACGCCTTGTCGCCGAGAAGGATACGATCACCGGCGTGGTGATCGCCAGCGCGAAGAAGACATTCTTCGCCGGCGGTGACCTCAAGGGCATGATCAAGCTCGGCCCGGAGGACGCGGGCGAAGCGTTCGCTCTCGTCGAAAGCGTCAAGCGCGACCTGCGCGCCCTGGAGACGCTGGGCAAGCCGGTGGTGGCGGCCATCAACGGCGCCGCCCTGGGCGGCGGCCTGGAGATCGCGCTGGCCTGTCACCATCGCATCGCCGCTGACGTCAAAGGCTTGGTTGTCGGCCTGCCCGAGGTCACCCTGGGACTGCTGCCCGGTGGTGGCGGCGTGGCGCGCACCGTGCGGATGTTCGGTATCCAGAACGCCTTCATGAACGTGCTTTCGCAGGGCACCCGGTTCAACCCGACCAAGGCCAAGGAGATCGGTCTGGTCGACGAACTGGTGGGCTCCGTCGACGAGCTGATTCCGGCCGCCAAGGCGTGGATCAAGGCCAACCCCGAGGCGCACACCCAGCCGTGGGATGTCAAGGGCTACAAGATCCCCGGCGGTACTCCGTCGTCGCCGGCGCTGGCCGCGATCCTGCCGTCGTTCCCGTCGTTGCTGCGCTCGCAGCTCAAGGGCGCGAACATGCCGGCGCCGCGGGCGATCCTGGCCGCCGCGGTGGAGGGTGCGCAGGTGGACTTCGACACCGCCTGCCGTATCGAGAGCCGTTACTTCACGTCGCTGGTGACCGGTCAGGTCGCCAAGAACATGATCCAGGCGTTCTTCTTCGACCTGCAGACCATCAACGGCGGAGGGTCGCGGCCGGACGGCATCCAGCCGGTCAAGATCAACAAGATCGGCGTGCTCGGCGCCGGCATGATGGGGGCCGGCATCGCCTACGTGTCGGCGAAGGCCGGCTATGACGTGGTGCTCAAGGACGTCTCCCTGGAGGCGGCGCAGAAGGGCAAGGGATACTCGGAAAAGCTTGAGGCCAAAGCACTTCAGCGCGGCAAGACCACTGAAGAGAAGTCCAGCGCGCTGCTGGGCCGGATCCATCCGACGGCCGACCCGGCCGACCTGAAGGGCGTCGACTTCGTCATCGAGGCTGTCTTCGAGAACCAGGACCTCAAGCACAAGGTGTTCCAGGAGATCGAGGACATCGTCGAACCGAACGCGGTGCTGGGATCCAACACCTCCACGTTGCCGATCACCGGTCTGGCCACCGGCGTCAAGCGGCAGGAGGACTTCATCGGGATCCACTTCTTCTCGCCGGTCGACAAGATGCCGCTGGTGGAGATCATCAAGGGCGAGAAGACATCTGACGAGGCGCTGGCCCGGGTGTTCGACTACACGCTGGCCATCGGCAAGACTCCGATCGTGGTCAACGACAGCCGCGGCTTCTTCACCTCGCGGGTGATCGGCACCTTCGTCAACGAGGCGCTGGCAATGCTCGGCGAGGGCGTGGAGCCGGCGTCCATCGAGCAGGCCGGTTCGCAGGCCGGCTACCCGGCGCCGCCGCTGCAGCTCTCCGACGAGCTCAACCTGGAGCTGATGCACAAGATCGCGGTCGCTACCCGCAAGGGCGTCGAGGATGCCGGCGGCAAATACGAGCCGCATCCGGCAGAAGCCGTGGTGGAGAAGATGATCGAGCTCGGCCGCTCGGGTCGGCTCAAAGGCGCCGGCTTCTACGAGTACCCCGAGGGCAAGCGGTCGGGTCTGTGGCCGGGCCTGCGCGAGACGTTCAAGTCGGGCTCCTCGCAGCCGCCGCTGCAGGACATGATCGACCGGATGCTGTTCGCCGAGGCACTGGAAACCCAGAAGTGCCTCGACGAGAACGTGCTGACCTCGACGGCCGATGCCAACATCGGATCCATCATGGGGATCGGTTTCCCGCCGTGGACCGGTGGTAGCGCGCAGTACATCGTCGGCTACGAGGGCCCGCTGGGACGGGGCAAGGAGGCCTTTGTGGCCCGGGCCCGGCAGCTGGCCGAGAAGTACGGCGACCGTTTCCTGCCGCCGGACTCGCTGACCTAG
- a CDS encoding hypothetical protein (possible pseudo due to internal stop codon): MEVTVDPNVPLPGFVLKRAVKGSIDSATKGLRDRVLKVKKAN; the protein is encoded by the coding sequence ATGGAGGTCACCGTCGACCCGAACGTGCCGCTGCCCGGATTCGTACTCAAGCGGGCCGTCAAGGGATCCATCGACTCGGCCACCAAGGGATTGCGCGACCGGGTGCTGAAGGTGAAAAAGGCCAACTGA
- a CDS encoding MarR family transcriptional regulator, with product MAEPPPFSPTVALLTVGRVWEAAFAQQLKPLGLTTRKYGLLGHIRGTPGISFSELARRSRITVQSAHTAVAAFVDAGLVDDGTAHAGSASTLRVTPAGEALLRRAAEVVDRLDAEFAAQQPELTEALRAYLGRALTETHTFS from the coding sequence ATGGCCGAACCACCGCCGTTCAGCCCCACCGTCGCGTTGTTGACCGTCGGGCGGGTGTGGGAGGCGGCCTTCGCGCAGCAGCTCAAACCGCTCGGGCTGACCACCCGCAAGTACGGACTACTGGGGCATATCCGCGGCACGCCCGGCATCTCGTTCAGCGAGCTGGCCCGGCGGTCGCGGATCACCGTGCAGAGCGCGCACACCGCGGTGGCTGCCTTCGTCGACGCCGGGCTGGTCGACGACGGGACCGCGCACGCGGGTTCGGCGTCCACGTTGCGGGTGACGCCGGCAGGCGAAGCCCTGCTGCGGCGTGCCGCCGAGGTGGTCGACCGTCTCGACGCCGAATTTGCCGCGCAGCAACCCGAGTTGACCGAGGCGCTGCGCGCGTACCTCGGACGCGCACTTACCGAAACGCATACCTTCAGTTAA
- a CDS encoding LLM class F420-dependent oxidoreductase has product MELNGVGIWSSQLRYGDAAESAEAAAELDELGFPALWIPDVGGPVFDAVGRLLAATKRTVIATGILNLWMHTPQDTAASFAKLTAEHGDRFLLGIGVSHAPLIDAGAPGRYRKPLAATASFLDGLDAADQPVPTDRRVLAALGPKMLTLAATRARGAHPYLVTPEHTASARATLGQGPLLLPEQTAILTDDAEEARRIGTDWLRGYLAMPNYANNMLRSGFSEDDVTQISDRLLNAIIVWGDEAAIMRRVGEHQAAGADHVCVQILTADPKEFPREQWRRLAAAIQS; this is encoded by the coding sequence ATGGAACTCAACGGTGTCGGAATCTGGAGTAGTCAACTGCGCTACGGTGATGCAGCCGAATCTGCCGAAGCCGCAGCCGAATTAGACGAATTAGGGTTCCCGGCGCTGTGGATCCCCGACGTCGGCGGACCGGTGTTCGACGCGGTGGGCCGCCTGCTGGCCGCCACCAAGCGCACCGTGATCGCCACCGGCATCCTCAACCTCTGGATGCACACCCCGCAGGACACCGCCGCGTCCTTCGCAAAGCTGACCGCCGAACACGGTGACCGATTTCTGCTGGGGATCGGCGTCAGCCACGCCCCACTGATCGACGCCGGCGCGCCGGGGCGCTACCGCAAACCCTTGGCCGCGACGGCATCGTTCCTGGATGGACTCGATGCTGCGGACCAGCCGGTGCCCACCGATCGGCGGGTGTTGGCCGCGCTCGGCCCAAAGATGTTGACGCTGGCGGCAACCCGGGCTCGCGGCGCGCACCCCTATCTCGTCACACCGGAGCACACCGCTTCTGCCCGTGCAACTCTGGGTCAGGGCCCGCTGTTGCTGCCGGAACAGACCGCGATCTTGACCGACGACGCCGAGGAGGCGCGCCGCATCGGAACCGATTGGCTGCGTGGCTATCTGGCGATGCCGAATTACGCCAACAATATGCTGCGCAGTGGGTTCTCCGAAGACGACGTCACCCAGATCAGCGATCGGCTGTTGAACGCGATCATCGTGTGGGGCGACGAGGCCGCAATCATGCGAAGGGTCGGCGAACATCAAGCGGCCGGCGCCGACCATGTCTGCGTTCAGATCCTCACGGCCGACCCCAAGGAGTTTCCGCGGGAGCAATGGCGTCGCCTGGCCGCGGCCATCCAGAGCTGA
- a CDS encoding hypothetical protein (possible pseudo due to internal stop codon) translates to MVEERQVVVAGNAEDLGDAKFREAVQQVVADGVDGFGHADDGTPWGRHFGATAIPPGHRPRYRAAMAIKESRDIVIEASPQEILDVIADFEAMPEWSEPHQSVEILETGADGRPSKVKMKVKTAGITDDQVVAYTFAGNEVTWTLVNSS, encoded by the coding sequence ATGGTCGAGGAACGCCAGGTTGTAGTCGCCGGGAACGCCGAAGATCTCGGTGACGCCAAGTTCCGCGAGGCGGTCCAGCAGGTAGTCGCCGACGGTGTAGACGGATTCGGTCACGCAGACGACGGTACGCCTTGGGGTCGACATTTCGGCGCAACCGCTATTCCCCCGGGACACCGCCCGCGATATCGTGCGGCCATGGCAATCAAAGAGTCCCGCGACATCGTCATCGAAGCCAGTCCCCAGGAGATCCTGGATGTCATCGCTGATTTCGAAGCGATGCCCGAGTGGTCCGAACCGCACCAGAGCGTCGAGATCCTCGAGACCGGGGCCGACGGACGCCCGAGCAAAGTCAAGATGAAGGTGAAGACCGCGGGCATCACCGACGACCAGGTGGTGGCCTACACCTTTGCCGGCAACGAGGTCACCTGGACGCTGGTGAATTCCAGTTAG
- a CDS encoding hypothetical protein (possible pseudo due to internal stop codon), with product MFGPAPTLAQATRAVLAFGSLQDCCMQFPEAPHDELRSRSVEAALAALEM from the coding sequence GTGTTCGGTCCGGCGCCGACGCTGGCGCAGGCGACTCGCGCGGTGCTCGCTTTCGGCAGCCTGCAGGACTGCTGCATGCAGTTTCCCGAGGCCCCTCACGACGAGTTGCGCTCCCGTTCGGTGGAGGCAGCGCTGGCCGCATTGGAGATGTGA
- a CDS encoding LLM class F420-dependent oxidoreductase translates to MRFGLFIPQGWRMDLVGIEPQRHWEVMRELATYADGGAWDSLWVYDHFHTVPLPSDEATHEAWSLMAAYAAVTSRIKLGQMCTAMSYRNPVYLAKVAATTDIISGGRVQMGIGAGWYEHEWRAYGYGFPSAGVRLARLDEGVQIMRDAWRDGKVSFDGRHYQVDGAIVAPKPLQDNGIPLWIAGGGEKKTLRIAAQYAQFTNFTPEPEAFAHKSQVLAEHCRNLGTDFDAIVRSANFTAVVGASEAEVADRVRRVQDRLAGYVPESLAESMVGAIPDSASGTPEQIIERLTNVRELGCEYAICYFPEAAYDRSGIELFEREVIPALSSPNG, encoded by the coding sequence ATGCGCTTCGGTCTCTTCATCCCGCAAGGCTGGCGAATGGATCTCGTCGGCATCGAACCCCAGCGACACTGGGAGGTGATGCGCGAGCTGGCCACCTATGCGGACGGGGGCGCCTGGGATTCACTGTGGGTCTACGACCACTTCCACACCGTGCCGCTGCCCAGCGACGAAGCCACCCACGAGGCGTGGTCGTTGATGGCGGCGTATGCGGCGGTCACCTCGCGGATCAAGCTCGGCCAGATGTGCACCGCAATGAGCTACCGCAACCCGGTCTATCTGGCCAAGGTGGCGGCCACCACCGACATCATCTCCGGTGGCCGCGTCCAGATGGGTATCGGCGCCGGTTGGTACGAACACGAGTGGCGCGCTTACGGTTACGGCTTCCCGTCGGCCGGCGTGCGGCTGGCCAGGCTGGACGAGGGCGTGCAGATCATGCGGGATGCCTGGCGCGACGGCAAAGTCAGCTTCGACGGCCGGCACTACCAGGTGGACGGTGCGATCGTTGCGCCGAAGCCGTTGCAGGACAATGGTATTCCGTTGTGGATCGCCGGCGGTGGCGAGAAGAAGACGCTGCGCATCGCCGCGCAGTACGCGCAGTTCACCAACTTCACCCCGGAGCCGGAGGCGTTTGCGCACAAGTCGCAGGTCCTCGCCGAGCACTGCCGCAACCTCGGGACCGACTTCGACGCCATCGTCCGGTCGGCAAACTTCACCGCCGTTGTCGGCGCCTCGGAGGCCGAGGTTGCAGACCGGGTCCGACGTGTCCAGGATCGGCTGGCCGGCTACGTGCCCGAGTCGTTGGCGGAGTCGATGGTGGGTGCCATCCCGGACTCGGCGTCCGGGACACCCGAGCAGATCATCGAGCGGCTCACCAACGTGCGCGAACTGGGCTGCGAATACGCGATCTGCTACTTCCCCGAGGCGGCTTACGACCGCTCCGGTATCGAGTTGTTCGAGCGGGAAGTGATCCCCGCACTGAGCTCGCCGAACGGTTAG
- the fadA gene encoding acetyl-CoA acetyltransferase, translated as MSEEAFIYEAIRTPRGKQKNGSLTEVKPLDLVVGLIDELRRRNPDLDENLISDVVLGVVSPVGDQGGDIARTAVLAAKMPDTVGGVQLNRFCASGLEAVNIASQKVRSGWDDLVIAGGVESMSRVPMGSDGGAMMADPATSYDAYIVPQGIGADLIATIEGFSRDDVDAYALRSQAKAAEAWSGGYFAKSVVPVRDMNGLVILDHDEHMRPDTTAEGLGKLKPAFEGLAAMAGFDDVARQRYHWVEKINHVHTGGNSSGIVDGAALVLIGSEAAGKSQGLTPRARVVATATTGADATIMLTGPTPATQKALDRAGLTVDDIDLFELNEAFASVVLKFQKDLHIPDEKLNVNGGAIAMGHPLGATGAMITGTMVDELERRNARRALITLCVGGGMGVATIIERV; from the coding sequence ATGTCCGAAGAAGCCTTCATCTACGAGGCCATCCGCACACCGCGCGGCAAGCAGAAGAACGGATCGTTGACCGAGGTGAAGCCGCTCGACCTGGTCGTCGGTCTGATCGACGAACTGCGGCGGCGCAACCCTGACCTCGACGAGAACCTGATCAGCGACGTTGTGCTGGGCGTGGTGTCGCCGGTGGGCGACCAGGGCGGCGACATCGCCCGCACCGCGGTGCTGGCGGCCAAGATGCCCGACACCGTCGGCGGCGTGCAGCTCAACCGGTTCTGCGCCTCGGGTCTGGAAGCCGTCAACATCGCTTCGCAGAAGGTGCGGTCCGGCTGGGACGACCTGGTGATCGCCGGCGGTGTGGAGTCGATGAGCCGGGTTCCGATGGGTTCGGACGGCGGCGCGATGATGGCCGACCCGGCCACCAGCTACGACGCCTACATCGTTCCGCAGGGCATCGGCGCCGACCTGATCGCCACCATCGAGGGCTTCTCGCGCGACGACGTCGACGCCTACGCGCTGCGGTCCCAGGCCAAGGCGGCCGAGGCGTGGTCCGGCGGATACTTCGCCAAGTCCGTCGTGCCGGTCCGCGACATGAACGGCCTGGTGATCCTGGACCACGACGAGCACATGCGTCCCGACACCACCGCCGAGGGGCTGGGCAAGCTCAAGCCGGCGTTCGAGGGCCTGGCCGCGATGGCCGGCTTCGACGACGTGGCCCGTCAGCGCTACCACTGGGTCGAAAAAATCAACCACGTGCACACCGGCGGCAACAGCTCCGGGATCGTCGACGGCGCGGCGCTGGTGCTGATCGGTTCCGAGGCGGCGGGCAAGTCCCAGGGACTGACCCCGCGGGCGCGCGTCGTAGCGACGGCCACCACCGGTGCCGACGCGACCATCATGCTCACCGGCCCCACCCCGGCCACCCAGAAAGCGCTGGACCGGGCCGGGCTGACCGTCGACGACATCGACCTGTTCGAGCTCAACGAGGCCTTCGCGTCGGTCGTGCTGAAGTTCCAGAAGGACCTGCACATTCCCGACGAGAAGCTCAACGTCAACGGCGGCGCCATCGCGATGGGCCACCCGCTGGGCGCCACCGGCGCCATGATCACCGGAACCATGGTCGACGAGCTCGAGCGCCGCAACGCCCGACGCGCGCTGATCACGCTGTGCGTCGGCGGCGGCATGGGTGTCGCCACCATCATCGAGCGAGTCTGA
- a CDS encoding hypothetical protein (frameshifted, insertion at around 5476822,5476527) — protein sequence MTESVYTVGDYLLDRLAELGVTEIFGVPGDYNLAFLDHIVAHPKLRWVGNANELNAGYAADGYGRLRGMSAVVTTFGGR from the coding sequence GTGACCGAATCCGTCTACACCGTCGGCGACTACCTGCTGGACCGCCTCGCGGAACTTGGCGTCACCGAGATCTTCGGCGTTCCCGGCGACTACAACCTGGCGTTCCTCGACCATATCGTCGCTCATCCGAAGCTGCGCTGGGTGGGTAACGCCAACGAGCTGAACGCCGGCTACGCCGCCGATGGCTACGGGCGTCTGCGCGGAATGTCGGCGGTGGTAACAACTTTCGGGGGTCGGTGA
- the dapC gene encoding putative N-succinyldiaminopimelate aminotransferase DapC translates to MTVPRLRPYATTVFAEMSALAARLGAVNLGQGFPDEDGPPEMLQAAQEAIAAGVNQYPPGLGIAPLRQAVAAQRRRHFGTEYDPDTEILVTVGATEAIAAAVLGLIEPGSEVLLIQPFYDSYSPVVAMAGARRVPVPMVADGDGFALDADALRRAVTPRTAALIVNSPHNPTGTVLSAHELQAIAEIATAADLLVITDEVYEHLVYDGHRHLPLASLDGMAQRTVTISSAAKMFNCTGWKIGWACGPAHLIAGVRAAKQYLSYVGGAPFQPAVALALNTQDHWVGALRSSLQARRDRLASGLTDIGFAVHDSHGTYFLCADPRPLGYHDSTAFCAALPERVGVAAIPMSAFCDPDAQAAELWNHLVRFTFCKRDDTIDEALRRLAALKDGIR, encoded by the coding sequence ATGACCGTCCCGCGGCTGCGGCCCTACGCGACCACGGTGTTCGCCGAGATGTCGGCGCTGGCGGCGCGCCTCGGCGCGGTCAACTTGGGGCAGGGTTTTCCCGACGAGGACGGCCCGCCGGAGATGCTGCAAGCCGCACAGGAAGCCATCGCCGCCGGCGTCAACCAATATCCGCCGGGCCTCGGCATCGCACCCCTGCGCCAGGCCGTCGCCGCCCAGCGTCGCAGGCACTTCGGCACCGAGTACGACCCCGACACCGAGATCCTGGTCACCGTCGGGGCAACCGAGGCCATCGCCGCCGCGGTCCTCGGACTGATAGAACCCGGCTCCGAGGTGTTGCTGATTCAGCCGTTCTACGACTCCTACTCACCGGTGGTGGCAATGGCCGGTGCGCGCCGGGTGCCGGTGCCCATGGTCGCCGACGGTGACGGTTTCGCCCTGGACGCCGACGCGCTGCGCCGCGCCGTCACACCCCGCACCGCGGCACTGATCGTCAACTCCCCACACAACCCCACCGGCACCGTGCTCAGCGCCCACGAGCTGCAGGCCATCGCCGAGATCGCCACCGCCGCAGACCTTTTGGTGATAACCGACGAGGTGTACGAGCATCTGGTGTACGACGGTCACCGGCATCTGCCGCTGGCCAGCCTGGACGGCATGGCGCAGCGCACCGTCACCATTTCCAGCGCGGCCAAGATGTTCAACTGCACCGGCTGGAAGATCGGATGGGCTTGCGGCCCAGCACATCTCATTGCCGGGGTGCGGGCGGCCAAACAGTATCTGAGCTACGTCGGCGGCGCGCCGTTCCAGCCCGCGGTGGCCCTGGCGCTGAACACCCAGGACCACTGGGTCGGGGCGCTGCGAAGTTCGCTGCAGGCCCGGCGCGATCGGCTGGCCTCCGGCCTGACCGACATCGGGTTCGCGGTGCACGACAGCCACGGCACCTATTTCCTGTGCGCCGACCCACGTCCGCTCGGCTACCACGACAGCACCGCGTTCTGCGCGGCGTTGCCGGAGCGGGTCGGCGTGGCCGCCATCCCGATGTCGGCGTTCTGCGATCCGGACGCGCAGGCGGCCGAGCTTTGGAATCATCTGGTGCGCTTCACATTCTGTAAGCGCGACGACACCATCGACGAGGCGCTGCGGCGACTGGCCGCACTCAAAGACGGAATCAGGTAG
- a CDS encoding cyclase, translated as MAVQASSEIVIDAPPEAIIDAIADIEALPGWSSVHKRAKVVDTWPDGRPRHVKVIVKVAGIVDKEILEYHWGPDWVVWDAKKTRRQHAQHGEYNFSREADDRTRVRFTLTVETSALLPEFMVKRARDKVLWVATEGLREQVLAPT; from the coding sequence ATGGCCGTTCAAGCGTCCTCCGAGATCGTCATCGACGCACCGCCCGAGGCGATCATCGACGCGATCGCAGACATCGAGGCTCTGCCGGGGTGGTCCTCGGTACACAAGCGGGCCAAGGTCGTCGATACCTGGCCCGACGGCCGGCCGCGGCATGTCAAGGTCATCGTCAAGGTCGCCGGCATCGTCGACAAGGAGATCCTGGAATACCACTGGGGCCCGGACTGGGTGGTGTGGGACGCCAAAAAGACGCGGCGGCAGCACGCCCAGCACGGTGAGTACAACTTCAGCCGCGAAGCAGACGACCGGACCCGGGTGCGATTCACGCTCACCGTCGAGACCTCGGCGTTGTTGCCGGAATTCATGGTCAAGCGCGCCCGCGACAAGGTTTTGTGGGTGGCGACAGAGGGTCTGCGCGAGCAGGTCCTCGCGCCTACCTGA
- a CDS encoding acetyl-CoA acetyltransferase — MTNDVAIIGVGLHPFGRFDKTAMQMGAEAIQSALTDAGVEWKDIQFGFGGSHEVSNPDAVTRLVGLTGITFTNVFNACATAASAIQQTADTIRLGKYDIGIAIGLDKHPRGAFTDDPAKLALPQWYAQNGQFVTTKFFGMKANKYLHDHNISQETLARVANKNFRNGALNPNAFRRKEISVEEILNSPVLNYPLTQYMFCAPDEGAAAVIMCRADMAHKYTDKPVYVRACEIRTRRYGAYEVHATFAPLDEDVSPTVYASKAAYEAAGIGPEDVDVAQLQDTDAGNEVIHMAETGLCADGEQEKLLADGATEIHGSMPVNTDGGLIANGEPIGASGLRQMHELVRQLRGEAGERQVPGNPRVGLAQVYGAPGTASATILSL; from the coding sequence ATGACCAACGACGTCGCGATCATCGGTGTGGGCCTGCACCCATTCGGCCGGTTCGACAAGACGGCCATGCAGATGGGCGCCGAGGCCATCCAGTCCGCCCTGACCGACGCCGGAGTGGAATGGAAGGACATCCAGTTCGGGTTCGGCGGCAGCCACGAGGTCTCCAACCCAGACGCCGTCACCCGACTGGTCGGGCTGACCGGCATCACATTCACCAACGTGTTCAATGCCTGCGCCACCGCGGCCAGCGCGATTCAGCAGACGGCCGACACCATCCGGCTGGGCAAATACGACATCGGCATCGCCATCGGTCTGGACAAGCACCCGCGCGGCGCCTTCACCGACGACCCGGCCAAATTGGCGCTGCCCCAGTGGTATGCGCAGAACGGGCAGTTCGTCACCACCAAGTTCTTCGGGATGAAGGCCAACAAGTATCTGCACGACCACAACATCTCCCAAGAGACACTGGCGCGGGTGGCGAACAAGAACTTCCGCAACGGTGCGCTGAACCCGAATGCGTTTCGGCGCAAGGAGATCTCAGTCGAAGAGATCCTCAACTCGCCGGTTTTGAATTACCCGTTGACGCAGTACATGTTCTGCGCGCCCGACGAGGGCGCAGCCGCGGTGATCATGTGCCGCGCCGATATGGCGCACAAGTACACCGACAAGCCGGTCTACGTGCGGGCCTGCGAAATCCGCACCCGCCGCTACGGCGCCTACGAGGTGCACGCCACGTTCGCACCGCTCGACGAGGACGTCTCACCGACGGTGTATGCGTCCAAGGCGGCGTACGAGGCCGCGGGCATCGGGCCCGAGGACGTCGACGTGGCCCAGTTGCAGGACACCGATGCAGGTAACGAGGTCATCCACATGGCCGAGACCGGCCTGTGCGCCGACGGTGAGCAGGAGAAGCTGCTGGCAGACGGCGCCACCGAGATACACGGTTCGATGCCGGTCAACACCGACGGCGGGCTGATCGCCAACGGCGAGCCGATCGGCGCGTCGGGGCTGCGGCAGATGCACGAGCTGGTGCGTCAGCTGCGCGGGGAGGCCGGTGAACGTCAGGTGCCGGGCAATCCGCGGGTCGGGCTGGCGCAGGTCTACGGGGCGCCGGGCACCGCGTCGGCGACGATCCTGTCGCTCTAG
- a CDS encoding sulfurtransferase, with amino-acid sequence MSLRHYLRRPPAVSAVDAVRLVGEGALVVDVRREFEWKRVHIPSAVHMPLETLADRGLQLPEDRLIITFCTGGLRSAGAANLLVENGFEAVNMSGGLIHWRAAGGPLTDR; translated from the coding sequence ATGAGTCTGCGTCACTATCTGCGCCGGCCACCGGCCGTTTCTGCGGTCGACGCCGTCCGGCTTGTCGGCGAGGGCGCGCTCGTTGTCGACGTTCGCCGCGAGTTCGAGTGGAAACGGGTGCACATCCCCTCTGCCGTGCACATGCCGCTGGAGACGTTGGCGGACCGCGGCCTTCAGCTTCCCGAGGATCGCCTCATCATCACCTTCTGCACCGGCGGCCTCCGCTCCGCTGGCGCGGCAAACCTGCTCGTGGAGAACGGGTTCGAGGCGGTCAACATGAGTGGTGGGCTGATCCACTGGCGCGCCGCCGGCGGGCCGTTGACCGACCGCTGA